The following proteins are co-located in the Streptomyces sp. NBC_00435 genome:
- a CDS encoding cold-shock protein, whose amino-acid sequence MANGTVKWFNAEKGFGFIEQEGGGPDVFAHYSNIASQGFRELQEGQKVSFDIAQGQKGPTAENIVNA is encoded by the coding sequence ATGGCTAATGGCACCGTGAAGTGGTTCAACGCGGAAAAGGGTTTCGGCTTCATCGAGCAGGAGGGTGGCGGTCCTGACGTGTTCGCCCACTACTCGAACATTGCCTCCCAGGGCTTCCGTGAGCTTCAGGAAGGCCAGAAGGTCAGCTTTGACATCGCGCAGGGCCAGAAGGGCCCGACCGCCGAGAACATCGTCAACGCCTGA
- a CDS encoding SDR family NAD(P)-dependent oxidoreductase — protein sequence MSARFAGKSVLVTGAGSGIGRAVALAFAAEGARVTVAGRSAGPLEETVALIGKEGGTAVAVTADVTRSEEVRALVSRAVEHFGGLDVAVNNAGVFRGGGPVADLPEEDWRTLLDINVTGVLLSLQAEVVRMREQPTGGAIVNISSNLGAHTRIPGVAGYLTTKAAVSALTRAAALDHIADGVRINAVSPGPAATTMSLRRGESDAGRAERMKDESPLGRVSSTAEIAAAVLYLASSDAASVVGTDLVVDGGAAA from the coding sequence ATGTCCGCACGTTTCGCAGGCAAGAGCGTCCTCGTCACCGGCGCCGGTTCCGGCATCGGCCGGGCCGTCGCCCTCGCCTTCGCCGCCGAAGGGGCCCGCGTGACCGTGGCCGGACGCAGCGCCGGCCCCCTGGAGGAGACGGTCGCGCTGATCGGGAAGGAAGGCGGCACCGCCGTCGCGGTCACCGCGGACGTGACCCGTTCCGAGGAGGTACGGGCCCTGGTGAGCCGGGCCGTCGAGCACTTCGGCGGCCTGGACGTGGCCGTCAACAACGCGGGGGTCTTCCGCGGCGGCGGCCCCGTCGCGGACCTTCCCGAAGAGGACTGGCGCACGCTGCTCGACATCAACGTCACCGGAGTACTGCTCAGCCTCCAGGCCGAAGTCGTCCGGATGCGCGAGCAGCCCACCGGCGGGGCGATCGTCAACATCTCCTCGAACCTCGGCGCGCACACCCGCATCCCGGGGGTCGCGGGCTACCTGACCACCAAGGCGGCCGTCTCCGCCCTGACCCGGGCGGCCGCCCTGGACCACATCGCCGACGGGGTGCGCATCAACGCCGTCAGCCCCGGCCCGGCAGCCACCACGATGTCGCTGCGACGAGGTGAGAGCGACGCCGGACGCGCGGAGCGGATGAAGGACGAATCGCCGCTGGGCCGGGTGTCCTCCACCGCCGAGATCGCGGCGGCCGTGCTCTACCTGGCATCGTCCGACGCCGCCTCCGTGGTCGGCACCGATCTGGTGGTCGACGGCGGCGCCGCCGCCTGA
- a CDS encoding glycosyl hydrolase family 18 protein gives MKTALHAALVAAALLTVTAAAPVPAPAAPARTTSAWLPWWNIEAGYRDALAHADQLHTVSPFWYATSSATTVAGETGAGDRRIIDGLHAKGLQVVPTVTESLRAPAMAELMNDPVRRTAHVDALVTVATSRSYDGLDLDYEVMTETPDAALRERVRTGYNALTSELCARLHALRKSCVVTVMPRTGDEGLAFDYAHLGSVADRLRIMGYNLHNALEAPGPLSSTAWYDEFLTYATAHVPRDKLEVALAAYGWNWTVGSGARAGHVTALEAEALRLDVDADYELDAASGTPHFAYTDEDGDEHQVWYQDANGAATHLAVLARHGVRGTGLWALGFEEPELWDALAGR, from the coding sequence ATGAAGACCGCCCTCCACGCCGCCCTCGTGGCGGCCGCCCTGCTCACCGTGACGGCAGCCGCGCCGGTCCCCGCACCGGCCGCACCGGCCCGCACCACCTCCGCCTGGCTCCCGTGGTGGAACATCGAGGCCGGCTACCGGGACGCCCTGGCCCACGCCGACCAGCTCCACACCGTCAGCCCGTTCTGGTACGCGACCTCCTCCGCGACGACGGTCGCGGGCGAGACGGGCGCCGGGGACCGGCGCATCATCGACGGCCTGCACGCCAAAGGCCTCCAGGTCGTCCCAACGGTCACCGAGAGCCTGCGCGCACCGGCCATGGCGGAGCTCATGAACGATCCGGTCCGCCGCACCGCGCACGTGGACGCCCTCGTGACCGTCGCCACGAGCCGTTCCTACGACGGCCTCGACCTGGACTACGAAGTGATGACCGAGACCCCGGACGCCGCCCTGCGCGAGCGGGTCCGCACCGGATACAACGCGCTGACCAGCGAGCTGTGCGCCCGCCTGCACGCCCTGCGCAAGAGCTGCGTGGTCACGGTCATGCCCCGCACCGGGGACGAGGGCCTGGCCTTCGACTACGCCCACCTGGGCTCCGTGGCCGACCGGCTGCGGATCATGGGCTACAACCTGCACAACGCCCTGGAGGCACCCGGGCCGCTGTCCTCGACCGCCTGGTACGACGAGTTCCTGACGTACGCCACCGCGCACGTGCCGCGCGACAAGCTGGAGGTGGCGCTGGCGGCGTACGGCTGGAACTGGACGGTGGGGTCCGGGGCCCGCGCCGGGCACGTCACCGCGCTGGAGGCGGAGGCGCTGCGCCTCGACGTGGACGCGGACTACGAGCTCGACGCCGCGTCGGGCACCCCGCACTTCGCCTACACGGACGAGGACGGGGACGAGCACCAGGTCTGGTACCAGGACGCGAACGGCGCGGCCACCCATCTGGCCGTCCTGGCCCGCCACGGGGTCAGGGGCACGGGACTGTGGGCCCTGGGGTTCGAGGAACCGGAGCTGTGGGACGCGCTGGCCGGCCGGTAG